The Myxocyprinus asiaticus isolate MX2 ecotype Aquarium Trade chromosome 39, UBuf_Myxa_2, whole genome shotgun sequence genome window below encodes:
- the LOC127429558 gene encoding ribitol 5-phosphate transferase FKRP-like translates to MRISFCQALLTGAIVLNLLILYYVSRAQQQMMEKRREQGKGLKKASLPVSGLGAMGSLVGGSMVGGVKVSGLEGNLRGPRVTILVREFEDFENYVVDVARSFLHQRPELPFLAVSDTAPYPPLALPEGARLLVLSPSPDQPPQTHRPEFNVQTEFALLVPDGVELDHGRQVERLIRELEGEGGGPVRLVAAPVLTRSAVQCLHLRVNLREWMATYTPGASGSSGSVCTALQGDAVVLIRTEDLFNLSVPLGRPLMSSLFVQTSLRGWKVKLLEGPSFSASHRPLFSSAHNQWKADSRLKDATNHLMRSFGLKRIVLPDGRDQWFGCSKETPRCFGTVRDDTPEYLYLERWTPPCCLRALRETTKYVINILESSGVRYWLEGGSLLGAARHQDIIPWDYDVDLGIYLEDVPNCDYLKSLDSGSLVDANGYVWERAIEGDFYRVQYSEANHLHVDLWPFYPHNGVMTRDTWTEHKQDVEFPEHFLQPLVPMPFAGITAYGPNNCRAFLELKFGEGVIENPQYPNPAKKRLDRSRTLGP, encoded by the coding sequence ATGCGTATCAGTTTTTGTCAGGCTCTGTTAACTGGAGCAATCGTTTTGAACTTGCTCATCCTATATTATGTGTCACGGGCTCAGCAACAGATGATGGAGAAGCGTCGAGAACAAGGGAAGGGCTTAAAGAAAGCCTCTTTGCCTGTTTCAGGACTTGGCGCTATGGGTAGTCTGGTAGGTGGAAGTATGGTTGGCGGCGTTAAAGTGAGTGGCCTTGAGGGCAACTTGCGTGGTCCCAGGGTGACTATCCTTGTTCGCGAGTTTGAAGACTTTGAGAACTATGTGGTTGATGTGGCACGCTCCTTTTTGCACCAAAGACCAGAGTTGCCCTTCCTTGCAGTGTCCGATACTGCACCGTACCCTCCTCTGGCTCTTCCTGAGGGAGCACGCCTCCTGGTGTTGTCTCCAAGCCCTGACCAGCCTCCACAAACTCACCGGCCTGAGTTCAATGTGCAGACGGAGTTTGCTTTGTTGGTTCCAGATGGTGTGGAGCTGGACCATGGCCGACAAGTGGAGCGGCTTATCCGGGAGCTAGAAGGGGAGGGTGGCGGGCCAGTTCGGCTGGTTGCCGCCCCCGTGCTGACCCGCTCGGCAGTGCAGTGTCTGCACCTGCGAGTTAATCTTCGAGAATGGATGGCCACCTACACCCCAGGAGCCTCTGGGAGCAGTGGTAGTGTCTGCACAGCCCTGCAGGGCGATGCCGTGGTTCTTATCCGTACCGAGGACCTCTTCAATCTCTCGGTTCCATTAGGGCGCCCCCTGATGTCTTCCTTGTTTGTACAGACGTCACTGCGGGGCTGGAAGGTCAAGCTGCTTGAAGGACCTTCGTTCTCTGCTAGTCATAGACCGCTCTTCAGCTCGGCACATAATCAGTGGAAGGCGGATAGTCGCTTGAAAGATGCCACCAATCACCTTATGCGCAGTTTCGGCCTAAAGCGCATAGTGCTGCCTGATGGCCGAGATCAGTGGTTTGGTTGCAGCAAGGAGACGCCGCGATGCTTTGGGACAGTGCGTGATGACACTCCTGAATACCTCTACCTAGAACGCTGGACTCCACCTTGTTGTTTGCGTGCCCTTCGAGAGACCACTAAATATGTTATCAACATCTTGGAGAGCTCTGGTGTGCGTTACTGGCTGGAAGGGGGTTCTTTGCTGGGAGCTGCCCGACATCAAGATATAATTCCTTGGGATTATGATGTGGACTTGGGCATCTACTTGGAAGACGTTCCGAATTGCGACTACCTGAAAAGCCTGGACTCTGGATCACTGGTCGATGCTAACGGCTACGTATGGGAGCGAGCAATAGAGGGCGATTTCTACCGCGTTCAGTACAGTGAAGCTAACCATTTGCATGTGGACTTGTGGCCATTCTATCCCCACAATGGAGTCATGACTAGGGACACTTGGACCGAGCACAAGCAAGATGTGGAGTTCCCAGAGCACTTCTTGCAACCTCTGGTGCCAATGCCGTTCGCCGGCATCACTGCTTATGGACCTAACAACTGCCGTGCCTTCTTGGAACTGAAGTTTGGGGAAGGGGTTATTGAGAACCCTCAGTATCCCAACCCTGCCAAGAAGAGGCTGGACAGGAGTCGCACGTTAGGACCATAG